The Panicum hallii strain FIL2 chromosome 9, PHallii_v3.1, whole genome shotgun sequence genome has a window encoding:
- the LOC112873964 gene encoding protein MKS1-like, which produces MSPTSPRQPGAGAGGARHAAAFKVHRDSHSIHKATSPPSSSSTNSSVSSSSNAVAITSSSHRPAPAQAPRQRPPQPQQPVIIYTHSPKVIRTNPRDFMSIVQKLTGLDSPGPARGAPLAAGANAGPAAAAAQDESSSSSSESCANAHAAGPPPPPYADSQLMPQPAPPLDAHFMAPDIPLFAPDASGLHQLCAPRGFYGQFPPVDAAALGPVMAAGVNSAAGNGGAVFSPSMVEAMRTFPDYN; this is translated from the coding sequence ATGAGCCCCACATCGCCGCGGcagcccggcgccggcgccggcggggcgCGGCACGCCGCCGCGTTCAAGGTCCACAGGGACTCCCACAGCATACACAAggccacctcgccgccctccTCGTCCTCCACCAACTCCTCCGTGTCGTCGTCCTCCAACGCCGTCGCCATCACCAGCAGCAGCCACCGGCCGGCCCCGGCCCAGGCGCCCAGGCAGaggccgccgcagccgcagcagccGGTGATCATCTACACGCACTCGCCCAAGGTCATCCGCACCAACCCGCGCGACTTCATGTCCATCGTGCAGAAGCTCACCGGCCTCGACAGCCCCGGCCCCGCCCGCGGCGCGCCCCTGGCGGCGGGCGCCAACGcgggcccggccgccgccgccgcgcaggacgagtcgtcgtcctcctcgtccGAGAGCTGCGCCAACGCCCACGCcgcggggccgccgccgcctccctacGCGGACTCGCAGCTGATGCCCCAGCCGGCCCCGCCGCTGGACGCGCACTTCATGGCGCCCGACATCCCGCTGTTCGCGCCCGACGCGTCGGGCCTGCACCAGCTCTGCGCGCCGAGGGGGTTCTACGGCCAGTTCCCGCCGGTCGACGCCGCGGCGCTCGGCCCGGTGATGGCGGCGGGCGTGAACAGCGCCGCCGGCAACGGTGGGGCCGTGTTCTCCCCGTCCATGGTGGAGGCGATGCGGACGTTTCCGGACTATAATTAG
- the LOC112876695 gene encoding dnaJ homolog subfamily C GRV2 encodes MDFASRHAAAEAATSAAASAAAPAVVAEEPEYLARYLVVKHSWRGRYRRILCIATSGVVTLDPTTLNLTNSYDAGTEFDQAEAHTTTDEFALAVRTDGRGKFKPMRFSSPLRPGILTELHRLRPVHPAVDFPVLHLRRRTHEWAPFKLKVTSVGVELLEASGDMRWCLDFRDMNSPAIILLGDSYGRKTTEGGGFVLCPLYGRKSKAFMAASGTTNTAIISQLTKTARSRIGLSLSVDNSQSMKAADFIAKRAMEAVGAAETRHGEWSVTRLRSAAHGTASIESLGLGVGPRGGLGEQGDSVSRLLVLTNTSLVERRPENYEAVIVRPLSAVNALVRFAEEPQMFAFEFNDGCPIHVYASTSRDNLLATVLDVLQTQRQCAIPVLPRLTMPGHRIDPPCGVAHHQIPHHGTFDMEAATMHIKHLAAVAKEAVASSDTVPGAKIRLWRRIREFNACVPYTGVPINIEVPEVVLMALISLLPNPQHGSPTDALPLPPPSPKAAATIMGFVACLRRLLASRSVASHVMAFPAAVVRIMGLLRNGSEGVAAEASGLVAMLIGGGPGDASMLVDTRGESHATHMHAKSVLFSQPIYVPVLVNRLKPISVSPLLSLSVVEVLEAMLCEPHGETTQHATFVELLRQVAGLRRRLFALFAHPAESVRETISVIMRTIAEEDAIAAESMRDAALKDGALLRHLLNAFFFPAGERRDVSRQLVALWADSYQPALDLLSRILPPGLVAYLHTRSDEDSQSQYDEAPLSRRQRRILQQRRARGSKSMAAQEQGIPSNGVDDGELFRHTSVGTYGGADVHQRHVGQYSSAHSPSAGINIDPSHAVSVPHGSVPESLSENNHQFGAPQLDSHVYSVDSNANGNLVSSSHSDFSVPAQVVVENTPVGSGRLLCNWYGFWRAFSLDHNRADLIWNERTRQELKEALQAEVHNLDVEKERTDDIVPGGSVTEDAGGSDNLPRISWNYAEFSVRYPSLSKEVCVGQYYLRLLLESGSNYRAQDFPLRDPVAFFRALYHRFLCDADIGLTVDGAVPDELGSSDDWCDMGRLDGFGGGGGSSVRELCSRAMAIVYEQHYKTIGPFDGTAHITVLLDRTDDRALRHRLLLLLKALMNDLSNVEACVLVGGCVLAVDLLTVAHETSERTAIPLQSNLIAATAFTEPSKEWMYIDKDGTQVGPLEKDAIRRLWSKKSIDWTTKCWASGMSDWKRLRDIRELRWTLSVRVPVLTPTQIGEAALSILHSMASAHSDLDDAGEIVTPTPRVKRILSSPRCLPHVAQVMLTGEPSIVEAAASLLKAIVTRNPKAMIRLYSTGAFYFALAYPGSNLLSIAQLFSATHTHQAFHGGEEAAVSSSLPLAKRSVLGGLLPESLLYVLERSGPSAFAGAMVSDSDTPEIIWTHKMRAENLIHQVLQHLGDFPQKLAQHCHSLYDYAPMPPVTYPNLKDEMWCHRYYLRNLCDEIRFPNWPIVEHVEFLQSLLVMWREELTRRPMDLSEEEACKILEISLDDLVVGENGSSKQASGLSSANSGNKIENIDEEKLKRQYRKLAIKYHPDKNPEGREKFVAVQKAYERLQASMQGLQGPQVWRLLLLLKAQCILYKRYGHVLKPFKYAGYPMLLNAVTVDKDDSNFLSSDRAPLLIAASELIWLTCASSSLNGEELIRDGGIPLLATLLSRCMCIVQPTTLANEPAARIVTNIMHTFSVLSEFESGRVEILKFGGLVEDIVHCTELEFVPSAVDAALLTSANISVSSELQDALLRAGFLWYVLPLLLQYDSTAEENETSEAHGARVQIAKNLHAVRAIEALSRICGLSSNEIPCPSNKPAYHALKALLTPKLADMLRNHPPKDLLLNLNSNLESPEIIWNSTTRGELLKFVDQQRASQDPDGSYDLTESQSFTYESLSKELNVGNVYLRVYNNQPDFEISDQEEFCIALLKFIAELVQQWNSINLEENTMHQHVSLVDTSTSENCKVGDSTDEGKMDGSSGKQSTGTDGDSKVITNLQSGLTSLQNLLTSNPGLAAVFTSKERLIPLFECLALHVPPESNIPQICLSVLSLLTKHAPCLEAMVAERMSLILLFQILHCNPPCRDGALAVLYSLASTPELAWAAAKHGGVVYILELMLPLEEEIPMQQRAAAASLLGKLVGQPMHGPRVAITLARFLPDGLVSAIKDGPGEAVVSSLEQTTETPELVWTPAMAASLSAQLATMASDLYQEQMKGRVVDWDVPEQASGQHVMKDEPQVGGIYVRLFLKDPKFPLRNPKRFLEGLLDQYVSSVAATHYEANAVDPELPLLLSAALVSLLRVHPALADHVGYLGYVPKLVAAMAYEGRRETMASGQATSGSQAESSEHDNSGQPEANVQTPQERVRLSCLRVLHQLASSTTCAEAMAATSAGTPQVVPLLMKAIGWQGGSILALETLKRVVGAGNRARDALVAQGLKVGLVEVLLGILDWRAGGRQGLCNQMKWNESEASIGRVLAVEVLHAFATEGAHCARVREVLNTSDVWGAYKDQKHDLFLPSNAQSSAAGVAGLIENSSSRLTYALTAPPPQPALVRLPSSAPPPPSAPANPSGRHSYHRS; translated from the exons ATGGACTTCGCcagccgccacgccgccgcagAGGCGGCCACCTCGgccgcggcctccgccgccgcccccgctgtGGTCGCCGAGGAGCCCGAGTACCTCGCCCGGTACCTCGTCGTCAAGCACTCGTGGAGGGGAAGGTACCGCCGGATCCTGTGCATCGCCACCTCCGGCGTCGTCACCCTCGACCCCACCACGCTCAACCTCACCAACTCCTACGACGCCGGCACCGAGTTCGACCAGGCCGAGGCCCACACCACCACCGACGAGTTCGCGCTCGCCGTCCGCACCGATGGCCGCGGCAAGTTCAAGCCCATGCGCTTCTCGTCCCCGCTCCGCCCGGGGATCCTCACCGAGCTCCATCGCCTCCGCCCGGTCCACCCCGCCGTCGACTTCCCCGTCCTACACCTCCGCCGACGAACCCATGAGTGGGCCCCCTTC AAACTTAAGGTCACTTCGGTGGGTGTTGAGCTCCTTGAGGCTTCTGGTGATATGCGCTGGTGCCTGGACTTCAGAGATATGAATTCTCCTGCTATCATTCTCTTGGGGGATAGCTATGGAAGGAAGACTACTGAGGGTGGAGGGTTTGTGCTATGCCCCCTTTATGGTAGGAAGTCAAAAGCTTTTATGGCTGCTTCAGGCACTACAAACACTGCAATTATATCTCAATTG ACAAAAACAGCCAGATCAAGGATTGGATTATCACTATCTGTGGACAATTCACAGTCAATGAAAGCAGCCGACTTCATAGCAAAAAGAG CTATGGAAGCAGTTGGAGCTGCTGAAACTCGTCATGGAGAATGGTCAGTAACAAGATTACGTTCTGCTGCACATGGCACTGCTAGTATTGAGAGCTTAGGTTTGGGTGTTGGACCAAGGGGTGGGCTTGGAGAACAGGGTGATTCTGTTTCTCGTCTGCTTGTTCTTACAAACACTTCACTTGTTGAAAGGCGTCCAGAGAACTACGAG GCAGTCATTGTCCGACCTCTCTCAGCAGTAAATGCCCTTGTTCGATTTGCAGAAGAGCCACAGAtgtttgcatttgaattcaatgaTGGTTGCCCAATTCAT GTTTATGCCAGCACTTCCCGTGATAATCTACTTGCAACAGTTCTTGATGTTTTACAAACCCAG AGACAGTGTGCAATTCCAGTGCTACCAAGGTTAACGATGCCTGGGCATCGGATAGATCCACCTTGTGGGGTAGCCCATCATCAGATTCCCCATCATGGTACTTTTGACATGGAGGCTGCTACCATGCACATCAAACATTTAGCTGCAGTCGCTAAAGAGGCTGTAGCATCATCTGACACTGTTCCTGGAGCAAAAATCAGATTGTGGCGTAGAATAAGGGAGTTTAATGCATGTGTACCATACACTGGAGTGCCCATCAATATTGAAGTACCTGAAGTGGTCTTAATGGCCTTAATCAGTCTTCTTCCGAACCCACAACATGGCTCTCCTACTGATGCTTTGCCTCTTCCGCCTCCATCCCCAAAAGCAGCAGCAACTATAATGGGTTTTGTTGCTTGCTTACGCAGGCTACTTGCATCAAGAAGTGTGGCATCACATGTGATGGCATTTCCTGCTGCTGTTGTGAGAATAATGGGTTTGCTTAGGAATGGTTCAGAGGGAGTGGCAGCTGAAGCTTCTGGACTTGTGGCTATGCTAATTGGTGGTGGTCCTGGTGATGCATCCATGCTAGTGGATACAAGGGGAGAATCCCATGCCACCCACATGCATGCAAAGTCTGTACTGTTCTCGCAGCCAATTTATGTTCCGGTCCTTGTTAACAGGTTGAAGCCAATATCAGTTTCACCATTATTATCTCTGTCCGTTGTGGAAGTCCTTGAAGCTATGCTTTGTGAACCCCATGGTGAAACAACCCAACATGCTACATTTGTTGAGCTACTACGTCAAGTTGCTGGTTTGCGCCGTCGTTTGTTTGCATTATTTGCACATCCAGCTGAAAGTGTGCGAGAGACTATTTCTGTTATTATGCGTACAATTGCTGAGGAAGATGCGATAGCAGCAGAGTCCATGCGTGATGCTGCCTTGAAGGATGGTGCTCTTCTGAGGCATTTGCTAAATGCCTTTTTCTTTCCTGCTGGTGAACGGCGTGATGTTAGTCGGCAACTTGTTGCTCTTTGGGCTGATTCTTATCAACCTGCACTTGATTTGCTGTCAAGAATACTTCCTCCTGGACTTGTTGCTTATCTTCATACAAGGTCAGATGAAGATTCACAGAGCCAGTATGATGAAGCACCTTTAAGCAGAAGGCAGAGACGAATACTCCAGCAGAGGAGGGCTCGTGGAAGTAAAAGTATGGCAGCACAAGAACAGGGAATACCCTCCAATGGTGTTGATGATGGGGAACTCTTCAGGCACACCAGTGTGGGTACTTATGGAGGAGCAGATGTCCATCAGAGGCATGTTGGTCAATACTCTTCTGCCCACTCCCCATCGGCAGGTATAAATATTGACCCTTCTCATGCAGTTTCAGTTCCACATGGTTCTGTACCTGAGTCCCTTTCTGAAAATAATCATCAATTCGGGGCACCACAGTTGGATTCACATGTTTATTCAGTGGACTCTAATGCCAATGGCAATCTTGTCAGCTCATCGCATTCAGATTTTTCAGTCCCTGCACAAGTTGTGGTGGAAAACACTCCTGTAGGATCTGGCAGGCTCCTGTGTAATTGGTATGGGTTTTGGAGGGCCTTCAGTCTAGATCACAACAGAGCAGATTTGATATGGAATGAGCGCACCAGACAGGAATTGAAGGAAGCATTGCAAGCTGAAGTTCATAACCTTGATGTCGAGAAAGAAAGAACTGATGACATTGTCCCTGGAGGTTCGGTCACTGAGGATGCTGGTGGTAGTGATAATTTACCTCGAATTTCTTGGAATTatgctgaattttcagttcgcTACCCAAGCTTGTCCAAAGAAGTCTGTGTGGGGCAATACTATTTGCGGCTGCTGCTTGAAAGTGGGAGCAACTATCGAGCACAGGATTTTCCGCTGCGTGATCCTGTTGCCTTTTTTAGAGCTCTATACCATCGGTTTTTGTGTGACGCAGATATTGGTCTTACTGTGGATGGTGCAGTTCCTGATGAGCTAGGTTCATCAGATGATTGGTGTGACATGGGAAGATTAGATGGCTTTGGTGGAGGTGGAGGGTCTTCTGTAAGAGAACTTTGTTCAAGGGCAATGGCAATAGTTTATGAGCAACATTATAAAACCATTGGCCCTTTTGATGGCACTGCACATATTACTGTTCTCTTAGACAGAACAGATGATAGGGCATTGAGGCATCGTTTGCTACTACTATTAAAG GCCTTGATGAATGACCTTTCAAACGTTGAAGCATGTGTTCTGGTTGGAGGCTGTGTTTTGGCTGTTGATTTGCTTACGGTTGCGCATGAAACATCTGAGCGGACAGCTATTCCTTTGCAATCTAACCTCATTGCAGCAACCGCATTTACGGAACCTTCAAAGGAGTGGATGTACATTGATAAAGATGGCACACAAGTCGGGCCACTTGAAAAAGATGCAATAAGAAGGCTATGGTCAAAGAAGTCAATTGATTGGACAACAAAATGTTGGGCTTCTGGTATGTCTGACTGGAAAAGGTTACGTGACATACGTGAACTACGTTGGACACTTTCTGTAAGAGTACCTGTTCTGACTCCTACTCAG ATTGGGGAGGCTGCATTATCTATATTACACAGTATGGCGTCAGCACACTCTGATCTTGATGACGCAGGTGAAATAGTAACCCCAACTCCTCGGGTGAAACGTATATTGTCAAGTCCAAGATGCCTTCCTCATGTGGCGCAG GTTATGCTTACTGGGGAACCAAGCATTGTTGAAGCAGCTGCCTCATTACTAAAGGCTATTGTTACAAGAAACCCTAAAGCTATGATTCGCCTATATAGTACTGGCGCCTTTTACTTTGCATTAGCATATCCTGGTTCAAATCTCCTATCAATTGCACAACTGTTTTCAGCCACACATACTCATCAAGCTTTTCATGGTGGTGAAGAGGCAGCAGTATCTTCATCTTTGCCTTTGGCAAAACGTAGTGTACTAGGTGGACTGCTCCCAGAATCTTTATTGTATGTCTTGGAACGTAGTGGCCCTTCTGCCTTTGCAGGTGCAATGGTGTCTGATTCTGACACACCAGAAATTATATGGACTCACAAGATGCGGGCAgaaaaccttattcatcag GTCCTGCAGCATCTTGGTGATTTTCCTCAGAAATTGGCACAACATTGCCATTCATTGTATGATTATGCTCCTATGCCACCTGTGACTTACCCTAATTTGAAAGATGAGATGTGGTGCCATCGTTACTACCTCCGTAACCTATGTGATGAGATTAGGTTTCCTAACTGGCCCATTGTTGAGCACGTGGAGTTTTTGCAATCGTTGTTGGTAATGTGGCGTGAAGAGTTAACTCGTCGTCCAATGGATTTGTCTGAAGAAGAAGCCTGTAAGATACTGGAGATATCACTTGATGATCTTGTGGTTGGTGAGAATGGTAGTAGCAAGCAGGCATCTGGGTTAAGTTCAGCTAATTCTGGAAACAAAATTGAAAATATCGACGAGGAGAAGCTTAAACGCCAGTACCGTAAGCTAGCAATAAAGTACCATCCAGACAAGAACCCTGAGGGAAGAGAGAAATTTGTTGCTGTACAAAAGGCTTATGAGCGATTGCAG GCAAGTATGCAGGGATTGCAGGGACCACAAGTCTGGAGGCTGCTACTCTTGCTCAAGGCACAATGTATCTTGTACAAGAGATATGGACATGTCTTGAAACCATTTAAATATGCTGGTTATCCAATGTTGCTAAATGCAGTCACTGTAGATAAGGATGACAGCAATTTTCTTTCATCTGATAGGGCCCCTCTTCTTATAGCTGCTTCGGAGCTAATTTGGCTGAC ATGTGCGTCTTCTTCATTAAATGGAGAAGAACTTATACGAGATGGCGGTATCCCCTTGTTGGCAACACTTCTTTCTCGCTGTATGTGCATTGTTCAGCCCACGACACTGGCAAATGAACCAGCTGCAAGAATAGTCACCAACATAATGCATACCTTCTCCGTTCTCAGTGAGTTTGAATCAGGAAGAGTTGAGATTCTCAAGTTTGGTGGTCTTGTTGAGGACATTGTACACTGTACAGAACTTGAATTTGTTCCCTCAGCTGTGGATGCTGCGCTGCTGACATCTGCTAATATTTCAGTGTCATCTGAGTTGCAAGATGCTCTGCTAAGGGCTGGATTTTTATG GTATGTGCTGCCCCTACTGCTTCAATACGATTCAACCGCAGAAGAGAATGAGACAAGTGAGGCACATGGTGCAAGGGTGCAGATTGCGAAAAATTTGCATGCTGTTCGTGCAATTGAGGCTTTGTCTAGGATTTGCGGTCTTAGTAGCAACGAGATACCGTGCCCATCTAACAAACCTGCATACCATGCACTAAAGGCACTTCTTACTCCAAAGCTTGCTGACATGCTGAGAAACCACCCACCTAAAGATCTCTTATTGAATCTAAATTCAAATTTGGAGTCACCTGAG ATCATATGGAATTCTACCACCAGAGGGGAGCTTCTCAAGTTTGTAGACCAGCAGCGTGCTAGTCAAGACCCTGATGGTTCATACGATTTGACAGAATCACAATCTTTCACCTATGAATCTTTATCAAAAGAATTAAATGTTGGTAATGTATACTTGAGAGTTTACAACAATCAACCGGATTTTGAAATAAGTGATCAGGAAGAATTTTGCATTGCTCTGCTTAAATTCATAGCAGAGTTAGTACAACAGTGGAATTCCATTAATTTGGAGGAAAATACGATGCATCAACATGTTTCACTTGTTGATACATCTACTTCTGAAAATTGCAAAGTTGGTGATTCAACTGATGAAGGAAAAATGGATGGCTCATCAGGAAAACAAAGTACAGGGACTGATGGAGATTctaaagttattacaaacctcCAAAGTGGGCTAACATCACTTCAG AATCTTCTGACAAGTAATCCAGGCTTGGCTGCTGTTTTTACTTCCAAAGAACGTTTGATTCCTCTTTTTGAATGCCTTGCGCTGCATGTTCCTCCTGAAAGCAACATCCCGCAAATCTGTTTAAGTGTTCTTTCTCTGTTGACAAAGCATGCTCCTTGTTTGGAGGCCATGGTTGCAGAAAGGATGAGCCTCATTTTGCTATTTCAGATACTCCACTGCAATCCTCCTTGCAGGGATGGAGCACTTGCTGTACTATATTCTTTAGCCAGCACCCCAGAGCTTGCCTGGGCTGCTGCCAAGCATGGTGGTGTTGTTTACATTCTTGAGCTTATGTTGCCTCTTGAAG AGGAAATCCCTATGCAACAAAGAGCTGCAGCTGCATCCTTATTGGGCAAACTTGTTGGGCAACCAATGCATGGTCCCAGAGTGGCGATCACACTTGCTAGATTCTTGCCTGATGGTTTGGTTTCTGCCATTAAAGATGGACCTGGGGAAGCAGTTGTTTCATCTCTTGAACAGACAACGGAAACTCCTGAACTAGTATGGACACCTGCAATGGCAGCTTCTCTTTCTGCACAGTTGGCAACCATGGCATCAGACCTCTACCAAGAGCAGATGAAAGGCCGTGTTGTTGATTGGGATGTACCCGAACAAGCATCTGGCCAACATGTAATGAAGGATGAACCTCAG GTTGGTGGAATTTATGTAAGACTTTTCCTAAAGGATCCCAAGTTTCCACTGAGAAATCCTAAAAGATTCCTTGAAGGACTGCTAGATCAGTATGTCTCCTCTGTTGCTGCTACACATTATGAAGCAAATGCTGTTGATCCagagcttcctttgctgctgtCCGCAGCATTAGTCTCCTTGCTACGAGTTCATCCGGCCCTTGCAGACCATGTCGGTTACCTAGGTTATGTTCCAAAGCTTGTTGCAGCTATGGCCTATGAGGGAAGAAGAGAGACTATGGCATCTGGGCAGGCAACAAGTGGATCGCAGGCAGAATCTAGTGAACATGACAATTCAGGTCAACCTGAGGCCAATGTGCAGACTCCACAAGAACGTGTTCGCCTTAGTTGTTTGCGTGTATTACATCAGCTTGCATCTAGCACAACTTGTGCAGAAGCTATGGCAGCAACAAGCGCAGGAACTCCTCAG GTTGTACCACTGCTTATGAAAGCAATTGGGTGGCAAGGTGGAAGTATACTGGCACTGGAAACATTAAAGCGTGTAGTTGGTGCTGGTAATCGAGCTCGTGATGCGCTTGTTGCACAGGGGCTAAA GGTTGGTCTTGTTGAAGTGCTCCTTGGTATTCTTGATTGGCGTGCTGGTGGAAGACAGGGACTCTGTAATCAGATGAAGTGGAATGAATCAGAGGCTTCGATTGGGCGTGTTTTGGCAGTGGAG GTGCTTCATGCATTTGCAACAGAAGGTGCACACTGTGCTAGAGTTCGTGAAGTCCTGAATACTTCTGAT GTATGGGGTGCTTACAAGGACCAGAAGCATGATCTATTCCTCCCATCCAACGCACAATCGTCTGCTGCTGGAGTTGCTGGGCTCATCGAGAATTCGTCATCAAGACTCACCTACGCCCTTACAGCACCCCCGCCTCAACCAGCATTGGTCCGGCTACCATCTTCAGCTCCCCCTCCCCCATCAGCTCCTGCAAATCCTAGCGGACGGCATTCTTACCATCGTTCGTAG
- the LOC112875435 gene encoding transcription factor MYC2-like has translation MNLWTDDNASMMEAFMASADLPAFPWGAPAAGGGASSAAATPPPPQAPPVMAPGFNQDTLQQRLQAMIEGSRETWTYAIFWQSSVDAATGASLLGWGDGYYKGCDDDKRKQRPLTPAAQAEQEHRKRVLRELNSLISGAAAAPDEAVEEEVTDTEWFFLVSMTQSFLNGSGLPGQALFAGQHTWIASGLSAAPCERARQAYNFGLRTMVCVPVGTGVLELGSTDVVFQTAESMAKIRSLFGGGAGGGSWPPVQPPAQQQQQQPATGADQAETDPSVLWLADPVMDIKDSLSHPSAEISVTKPPPPPQIHFENGSTSTLTENPSPSVHAPPPPPAPAAAPPQRQHQQNQAHQGPFRRELNFSDFASNPSMAAAPPFFKPESGEILSFGADSNSRRNPSPAPPAATASLTTAPGSLFSQHTATLTAAAANDAKNNNNNKRSMEATSRASNTNHHPAATANEGMLSFSSAQTTRPSTGTGAPAKSESDHSDLDASVREVESSRVVAPPPEAEKRPRKRGRKPANGREEPLNHVEAERQRREKLNQRFYALRAVVPNVSKMDKASLLGDAISYINELRGKLTALESDKDTLHAQIEALKKERDARPAPHAAGLGGHDAGPRCHAVEVDAKILGLEAMIRVQCHKRNHPSARLMTALRELDLDVYHASVSVVKDLMIQQVAVKMASRVYSQEQLNAALYSRLAEPGTAMGR, from the coding sequence ATGAACCTGTGGACGGACGACAACGCCTCCATGATGGAGGCCTTCATGGCCTCCGCCGACCTCCCCGCCTTCCcctggggggcgccggcggccgggggcggcgcctcgtcggccgccgccacgccgccgccgccgcaggcgcCGCCGGTGATGGCGCCGGGGTTCAACCAGGACACGCTGCAGCAGCGCCTGCAGGCCATGATTGAGGGATCCAGGGAGACCTGGACCTATGCCATCTTCTGGCAGTCCTCCGTCGACGCCGCCACCGGCGCCTCGCTGCTCGGCTGGGGGGACGGCTACTACAAGGGCTGCGACGACGACAAGCGCAAGCAGAGGCCGCTCACGCCCGCCGCCCAGGCCGAGCAGGAGCACCGCAAGCGCGTGCTCCGCGAGCTCAACTCGCTcatctccggcgccgccgcggcccccgaCGAGGCCGTCGAGGAGGAGGTCACCGACACCGAGTGGTTCTTCCTCGTCTCCATGACGCAGTCGTTCCTCAACGGCTCGGGCCTCCCGGGGCAGGCGCTCTTCGCCGGGCAGCACACCTGGATCGCCTCGGGCCTCTCCGCCGCGCCGTGCGAGCGCGCGCGCCAGGCCTACAACTTCGGCCTCCGCACCATGGTCTGCGTCCCCGTCGGCACGGGGGTGCTCGAGCTCGGCTCCACCGACGTCGTCTTCCAGACCGCCGAGAGCATGGCTAAGATCCGCTCACTCTTCGGgggcggagcagggggcggctCCTGGCCGCCCGTGCAGCCTccggcgcagcagcagcagcagcagcccgcGACCGGAGCGGACCAGGCGGAGACGGACCCCTCCGTGCTCTGGCTCGCCGACCCGGTCATGGACATCAAGGATTCCCTGTCGCACCCGTCGGCCGAGATCTCCGTCaccaagccgccgccgccgccgcagatcCACTTCGAGAACGGGAGCACGAGCACCCTCACGGAGAACCCCAGCCCCTCCGTGCACgcgccccctcccccgccggcgccggctgcCGCGCCACCTCAGCGGCAGCACCAGCAGAACCAGGCTCACCAGGGCCCCTTCCGCCGGGAGCTCAACTTCTCGGACTTCGCGTCCAATCCGTCCATGGCGGCGGCCCCACCGTTCTTCAAGCCCGAGTCCGGCGAGATCCTCAGCTTCGGCGCCGACAGCAACAGCCGGAGGAACCCGTCGCCGGCGCCCCCCGCCGCCACAGCCAGCCTCACCACCGCGCCCGGGAGCCTCTTCTCGCAGCACACGGCGACCCtgacggccgccgcggcgaACGACGCGaagaacaacaacaacaacaagcgCTCGATGGAGGCCACCTCTCGCGCCAGCAACACCAACCACCacccggcggcgacggcgaacGAGGGCATGCTGTCATTCTCGTCGGCGCAGACGACGCGGCCGTCGACGGGCACGGGTGCGCCGGCCAAGTCGGAGTCGGACCACTCGGACCTGGATGCCTCGGTGCGCGAGGTGGAGAGCAGCCGCGTGGTGGCACCGCCgccggaggcggagaagcggcCGCGCAAGCGCGGGCGGAAGCCGGCGAACGGGCGCGAGGAGCCGCTGAACCACGTCGAggcagagcggcagcggcgcgagAAGCTGAACCAGCGCTTCTACGCGCTGCGCGCGGTGGTGCCCAACGTGTCCAAGATGGACAAGGCGTCGCTGCTCGGCGACGCCATCTCCTACATCAACGAGCTCCGCGGCAAGCTGACGGCGCTGGAGTCGGACAAGGACACGCTGCACGCCCAGATCGAGGCGCTCAAGAAGGAGCGCGACGCGCGGCCGGCCCCGCACGCCGCCGGGCTCGGCGGGCACGACGCCGGGCCGCGGTGCCACGCGGTGGAGGTCGACGCCAAGATCCTGGGGCTGGAGGCCATGATCCGCGTGCAGTGCCACAAGCGCAACCACCCGTCGGCGCGGCTGATGACGGCGCTGCGCGAGCTGGACCTTGACGTCTACCACGCCAGCGTCTCCGTCGTCAAGGACCTCATGATCCAGCAGGTCGCCGTCAAGATGGCCAGCCGCGTGTACTCGCAGGAGCAGCTCAACGCCGCCCTCTACAGCCGCCTCGCGGAGCCCGGCACCGCCATGGGCAGGTAA